The Pogona vitticeps strain Pit_001003342236 chromosome 3, PviZW2.1, whole genome shotgun sequence genome includes a window with the following:
- the TCEANC gene encoding transcription elongation factor A N-terminal and central domain-containing protein gives MSDKKEIMTRASCIENLLSGKRYQDIGNHLAYLETVDVTVDNLQETDIAKAVFRILKNCPSMVLKNKAKHLLSRWKTLYKNHCNQSIQEKQVPDNAKEDLNHLQIVSEDINSSGKLNQHEKSSPASSSSWLPSENHSNNAESHVQKDQANLQLLSQSGCVNETNLQQHHALALRFKCTKLLYEALIDSATSTEDSEKHRKIAEEIEQHIFALYAKNDRKYKNCIRSKVSNLKNPKNSHLKHNLFIGVLSPETFAGMSAMEMAYDELKQLRASYTESVVWEHQLPQNISGSHTNKIKCRHCEKFDCTVTVIARGALFLPGWVRSTNPDEQMMTYVICNECGEQWYHSRWNCL, from the coding sequence ATGTCTGACAAAAAAGAGATTATGACTAGAGCTAGCTGTATAGAGAATCTGCTGTCTGGAAAAAGATATCAAGATATTGGAAAtcatcttgcttatcttgaaactGTTGATGTAACTGTTGACAATCTTCAGGAAACAGATATTGCCAAGGCTGTATTCAGAATTCTCAAAAACTGTCCATCTATGGTACTGAAAAATAAGGCAAAGCATTTACTGTCAAGGTGGAAAACACTTTATAAGAATCATTGCAATCAATCAATACAAGAAAAACAAGTGCCTGACAATGCAAAAGAAGATTTGAATCACCTTCAAATAGTCTCTGAAGATATAAACTCTTCTGGAAAACTGAATCAGCATGAAAAATCAAGTCCTGCCAGTTCCAGCAGTTGGCTGCCTTCAGAAAACCATTCAAACAACGCTGAAAGTCATGTgcaaaaggatcaagcaaatctACAGTTACTGAGTCAGTCTGGTTGTGTTAATGAAACAAACTTACAGCAGCATCATGCCTTGGCTTTGAGATTTAAATGCACAAAACTTCTTTACGAAGCTTTGATTGACTCTGCAACAAGTACTGAAGATAGCGAAAAGCATCGCAAAATAGCTGAGGAAATTGAACAGCACATCTTTGCACTTTATGCTAAAAATGACAGGAAATACAAAAATTGCATCCGAAGCAAAGTTTCTAATTTGAAGAATCCTAAAAATTCTCACTTAAAACATAATCTCTTTATAGGAGTTCTCAGTCCTGAGACATTTGCTGGAATGTCTGCCATGGAAATGGCATATGATGAACTGAAGCAGCTCAGGGCTTCATATACTGAATCAGTAGTTTGGGAGCATCAGCTTCCCCAAAATATCAGTGGTTCacatacaaacaaaataaaatgcagacactgtgaaaaatttgattGCACTGTTACTGTGATTGCAAGGGGAGCTCTCTTCCTTCCTGGTTGGGTGCGAAGTACAAATCCAGATGAACAAATGATGACGTATGTAATTTGTAATGAATGTGGAGAGCAGTGGTACCACAGCAGGTGGAATTGTTTATGA